In a genomic window of Sutcliffiella sp. FSL R7-0096:
- the recA gene encoding recombinase RecA, which yields MSDRKAALDMALKQIEKQFGKGSIMKLGEQTERKISTIPSGSLALDVALGAGGYPRGRVVEIYGPESSGKTTVALHAIAEVQQQGGQAAFIDAEHALDPVYAQKLGVNIDELLLSQPDTGEQALEIAEALVRSGAVDIIVVDSVAALVPKAEIEGEMGDSHVGLQARLMSQALRKLSGAINKSKTIAIFINQIREKVGVMFGNPETTPGGRALKFYSSVRLEVRRAEQLKQGHDIVGNKTKIKVVKNKIAPPFKVAEVDIMYGEGISREGEVIDMGSDLDIVQKSGSWYSYNEERLGQGRENAKQFLKENKDVLKEIHQQIRDHHGLDKEINAPAEEEMDQEELDF from the coding sequence GTGAGTGATCGTAAAGCTGCATTAGATATGGCGTTAAAACAGATAGAAAAGCAATTCGGTAAAGGTTCCATCATGAAGTTGGGGGAACAAACGGAACGAAAAATCTCTACTATTCCGAGTGGGTCATTGGCTTTGGACGTTGCCTTGGGGGCCGGTGGATATCCGCGAGGAAGAGTGGTAGAAATATATGGACCGGAATCTTCCGGTAAAACAACTGTGGCACTTCATGCCATTGCTGAGGTACAGCAACAAGGTGGACAAGCTGCATTTATTGATGCCGAGCACGCATTGGACCCTGTTTATGCCCAAAAGCTTGGTGTAAACATTGATGAGCTTCTTCTCTCACAACCAGATACTGGTGAACAAGCATTGGAAATTGCAGAAGCACTTGTGAGAAGTGGTGCGGTTGACATTATCGTTGTCGATTCTGTTGCGGCCCTAGTACCTAAAGCGGAAATAGAAGGGGAAATGGGTGATTCCCATGTCGGTCTTCAGGCACGTCTTATGTCCCAAGCCCTTCGTAAACTTTCGGGTGCCATCAATAAATCCAAAACCATTGCTATTTTCATCAACCAGATTCGTGAAAAAGTCGGGGTAATGTTTGGAAATCCTGAAACGACCCCTGGTGGCCGTGCGCTGAAATTCTATTCTTCCGTGCGACTTGAAGTGCGTCGTGCTGAGCAATTGAAACAAGGACATGATATTGTCGGGAACAAAACAAAAATTAAAGTCGTTAAAAATAAAATCGCTCCTCCTTTCAAAGTAGCTGAAGTGGATATCATGTACGGTGAAGGAATATCCAGAGAAGGTGAAGTAATTGATATGGGATCCGATCTTGATATTGTTCAAAAGAGTGGATCATGGTACTCATATAATGAAGAAAGATTAGGACAAGGTCGCGAAAATGCGAAACAGTTCCTAAAGGAAAATAAGGATGTCCTAAAAGAAATCCATCAGCAAATCCGTGATCATCATGGATTAGATAAAGAAATCAATGCTCCTGCGGAAGAAGAAATGGATCAAGAAGAATTAGATTTTTAA
- the rny gene encoding ribonuclease Y, protein MDYMPIIISALLALIVGVVVGFYVRKSIAEQKIAGARSVADQIVEDSRREAESLKKEALLEAKDEIHKLRTEAERDIRDRRSELQKQENRLMQKEENLDRKDESLDKREVALERREDSLNDRQQHIEELESKVDDMVRKQQEELERISALTREEAKNIILDRVENELSHDIALMVKESENRAKEDADKKAREILSLAVQRCAADHVAETTVSVVNLPNDEMKGRIIGREGRNIRTLETLTGIDLIIDDTPEAVILSGFDPIRRETARIALDKLVQDGRIHPARIEEMVEKSRREVDEYIREMGEQTTFEVGVHGLHPDLIKILGRLKFRTSYGQNVLKHSIEVAFLAGLMAAELGEDETLARRAGLLHDIGKAVDHEVEGSHVEIGVELATKYKEHPVVINSIASHHGDTEPTSIIAVLVAAADALSAARPGARSETLENYIRRLEKLEEISESYEGVEKSFAIQAGREVRIMVKPDTIDDLEAHRLARDIRKRIEEELDYPGHIKVTVIRETRAVEYAK, encoded by the coding sequence ATGGATTATATGCCAATTATTATCTCCGCTTTGCTTGCCCTAATCGTCGGTGTAGTTGTTGGCTTTTATGTTCGTAAATCCATAGCCGAACAAAAGATTGCTGGCGCCAGAAGTGTCGCGGATCAAATTGTGGAAGATTCCAGACGCGAAGCTGAATCGCTTAAAAAGGAAGCACTTTTGGAAGCGAAGGACGAAATTCACAAACTTCGAACTGAAGCTGAACGTGATATTCGAGACCGTAGAAGCGAACTGCAAAAACAAGAAAATCGTTTAATGCAAAAAGAAGAGAATCTTGATCGAAAAGATGAATCGCTTGATAAACGTGAGGTTGCATTAGAAAGGCGTGAAGATTCTTTAAACGATAGACAACAGCATATTGAAGAATTAGAAAGCAAAGTGGATGATATGGTGCGCAAGCAGCAGGAAGAGCTGGAACGCATTTCAGCATTGACGCGAGAAGAAGCCAAAAATATCATTTTGGATCGTGTTGAGAACGAATTGTCCCACGACATTGCTCTGATGGTCAAAGAAAGTGAAAACAGAGCAAAGGAAGATGCGGATAAAAAGGCGAGGGAGATTCTCTCATTAGCCGTACAGCGTTGTGCCGCTGACCATGTGGCTGAAACAACAGTATCCGTCGTTAACTTACCTAATGATGAAATGAAAGGTCGAATCATCGGTCGTGAAGGTCGTAATATTCGTACCCTTGAAACACTTACTGGTATTGATTTAATTATTGATGATACACCAGAGGCAGTTATTTTATCAGGGTTTGATCCAATCAGACGTGAAACTGCACGCATCGCTTTGGATAAGCTGGTCCAGGATGGACGTATTCACCCTGCACGTATTGAGGAAATGGTTGAAAAATCAAGACGTGAAGTGGATGAGTACATTCGTGAAATGGGTGAACAGACTACTTTTGAAGTAGGAGTACACGGTTTACATCCAGATCTTATCAAAATTTTAGGACGTTTGAAATTCCGTACAAGTTATGGACAAAATGTTCTGAAACACTCCATTGAAGTAGCGTTTCTCGCAGGTCTTATGGCTGCAGAGCTAGGTGAGGATGAAACCCTTGCCCGCCGCGCAGGTCTTTTACATGATATAGGGAAGGCTGTCGACCATGAAGTAGAAGGAAGCCATGTTGAAATTGGTGTCGAGTTGGCAACGAAGTATAAAGAGCATCCTGTTGTCATCAATAGTATCGCATCTCACCATGGGGATACAGAACCGACTTCCATTATTGCGGTCTTGGTTGCTGCAGCTGATGCGCTATCAGCCGCAAGACCAGGAGCTCGTAGTGAGACGTTGGAAAACTACATCCGTAGACTTGAAAAACTCGAAGAGATCTCAGAAAGCTATGAAGGTGTTGAGAAATCTTTCGCGATTCAAGCAGGACGTGAAGTGCGTATTATGGTGAAACCTGATACCATCGACGATCTAGAAGCTCATCGACTAGCACGGGACATCAGAAAACGCATTGAAGAAGAACTGGATTATCCAGGACATATCAAAGTAACGGTCATCCGTGAAACAAGAGCCGTAGAGTATGCTAAATAA
- a CDS encoding TIGR00282 family metallophosphoesterase codes for MRILFIGDVVGSPGRKMVSEYLPKLKSKYRPAVTIVNGENAAGGKGITEKIYQGFLKAGANLVTLGNHTWDNREIFEFIEGAKHMIRPANFPSSNPGKGIAYLPFEGKELAVINLQGRTFLPPIDCPFNKVDELVDEARKRTPFIFVDFHAEATSEKQAIGWYLDGRVTGVVGTHTHVQTNDYRILPEGTAYITDVGMTGPYDGILGVEKEAVLKRFTTALPVRFEVTEGRAQLNGVLIDVDMKTGKAKKIQPLMINEDHPFFD; via the coding sequence GTGAGAATTTTATTTATTGGAGATGTAGTAGGGTCACCAGGCAGAAAAATGGTGAGTGAATACCTACCTAAATTAAAAAGTAAATATAGACCAGCAGTGACCATTGTAAATGGAGAAAATGCTGCAGGAGGAAAAGGTATTACGGAGAAAATCTATCAGGGCTTCTTGAAGGCCGGTGCCAATCTTGTCACTCTTGGTAACCATACATGGGATAACAGGGAGATCTTTGAATTTATTGAAGGGGCCAAACATATGATTCGCCCTGCTAATTTTCCTAGTTCAAATCCTGGAAAAGGTATTGCATACCTTCCATTTGAAGGGAAGGAGCTGGCAGTCATCAATCTTCAAGGTCGTACATTTTTGCCTCCCATAGATTGCCCATTTAATAAAGTGGATGAACTGGTGGATGAAGCCAGAAAACGTACACCATTTATATTTGTTGATTTTCATGCAGAAGCGACAAGTGAAAAACAAGCAATCGGCTGGTATTTGGATGGAAGAGTGACTGGTGTGGTTGGTACACATACTCATGTACAGACAAATGATTATCGGATTCTACCAGAAGGCACCGCCTATATTACAGATGTTGGGATGACTGGACCATATGATGGTATCTTGGGAGTGGAAAAAGAGGCGGTGCTTAAACGCTTCACAACTGCCCTGCCAGTAAGATTTGAAGTGACAGAAGGAAGAGCACAACTAAACGGTGTTCTAATTGATGTGGATATGAAAACAGGCAAAGCTAAAAAAATCCAACCGCTAATGATAAATGAAGATCACCCATTCTTTGATTAA
- the spoVS gene encoding stage V sporulation protein SpoVS, producing the protein MEILKVSAKSNPNSVAGALAGVLRERGNAEIQAIGAGALNQAVKAVAIARGFVAPSGVDLICIPAFTDILIDGEERTAIKLIVEPR; encoded by the coding sequence ATGGAGATATTAAAGGTTTCAGCTAAGTCAAACCCAAATTCTGTAGCAGGGGCTTTAGCAGGGGTTTTAAGAGAGCGTGGAAATGCCGAGATTCAAGCGATAGGTGCCGGTGCACTCAACCAAGCTGTGAAGGCGGTGGCCATTGCACGCGGGTTTGTCGCACCAAGTGGGGTGGATCTGATTTGCATCCCGGCTTTTACGGATATTTTAATTGACGGAGAAGAGAGAACGGCAATTAAGCTCATCGTCGAGCCAAGATAA
- a CDS encoding dipeptidase, producing the protein MKIFDAHCDVLWKMWENRELSFKDSEELHVTWDGLKQANAKVQCFAVYVPEKVRMESAFNVALEMIDLFYEKILRRFPNMKLVTTKKEIAELQQGQVGAVLTLEGCDAIGADVEKLRILYRLGVTSVGLTWNHANPVADGILEERGAGLSSFGRKIVKMNNDHFIWTDVSHLSVKGFWDVMEVGDYVIASHSNCKAVCSNPRNLSNDQIQALIQKDAAIGVTFVPQFLSGGKDVKITDVIRHLEHYCSLGAVHHIGFGSDFDGIDHTVHDLGRYEEYSNLVNSLLKYYSETEVKGFLFDNFYSRFPR; encoded by the coding sequence TTGAAAATATTTGATGCCCATTGTGATGTGTTATGGAAAATGTGGGAGAATAGGGAGCTATCTTTTAAAGATAGTGAAGAGTTGCATGTGACCTGGGATGGTTTAAAACAGGCGAATGCGAAAGTGCAATGTTTTGCTGTATATGTCCCAGAGAAGGTGAGGATGGAATCTGCTTTTAATGTGGCTCTCGAAATGATAGATCTTTTTTATGAAAAGATTTTACGGAGATTCCCTAACATGAAACTGGTAACCACTAAAAAAGAAATAGCTGAATTGCAACAAGGGCAGGTTGGTGCCGTCTTGACCTTGGAAGGGTGCGACGCCATAGGAGCTGATGTTGAAAAGCTGCGGATTCTGTATCGGTTGGGTGTGACTTCCGTCGGTTTGACTTGGAATCATGCAAATCCTGTTGCAGATGGCATACTGGAAGAAAGAGGTGCAGGCTTATCCTCTTTTGGTCGGAAAATTGTCAAAATGAACAATGACCACTTTATTTGGACAGATGTTTCTCATTTATCTGTTAAAGGTTTTTGGGACGTGATGGAAGTTGGGGATTATGTGATAGCTTCCCATTCCAATTGCAAGGCCGTGTGTTCAAATCCAAGAAATCTATCAAATGACCAGATTCAAGCGCTCATCCAGAAAGATGCTGCAATTGGTGTCACGTTTGTTCCTCAGTTTTTATCGGGGGGAAAGGATGTCAAGATAACGGATGTTATCAGACATTTAGAGCATTATTGTTCGTTAGGGGCTGTGCACCATATTGGCTTCGGTTCAGACTTTGATGGGATTGATCATACTGTTCATGATTTAGGACGGTACGAAGAGTATTCCAACCTAGTAAACAGTTTATTAAAATACTATTCTGAAACAGAGGTAAAGGGATTTTTGTTTGATAATTTCTATTCCAGATTTCCGCGATAA
- a CDS encoding 2-oxoacid:ferredoxin oxidoreductase subunit beta codes for MATFKDFRNNVKPNWCPGCGDFSVQAAIQRAAANVGLEPENLAVVSGIGCSGRISGYINSYGFHGIHGRSLPIAQGVKMANKDLTVIASGGDGDGFAIGLGHTIHAIRRNIDVTYIVMDNQIYGLTKGQTSPRSEVGFKTKSTPQGSIESSLSVMEMALTAGATFVAQSFSTDLKDLTSLIEQGINHKGFSLINVFSPCVTYNKVNTYDWFKENLTKLADIEGYDAHNKVSAMQTLMEHNGLVTGLIYQNKDQQSYQELVHNYSEEPLAKADLQLDEAQFNELVKEFM; via the coding sequence ATGGCAACGTTTAAAGATTTTCGTAATAATGTAAAACCTAACTGGTGCCCAGGTTGTGGAGACTTCTCTGTACAAGCTGCCATCCAACGGGCTGCTGCAAATGTTGGTTTAGAGCCAGAAAACCTTGCAGTTGTCTCAGGTATCGGCTGTTCTGGTCGTATTTCAGGTTATATCAACTCTTATGGCTTCCACGGTATCCATGGACGTTCACTGCCAATTGCACAAGGTGTGAAAATGGCGAATAAGGATCTTACTGTTATCGCATCCGGTGGAGACGGAGATGGATTTGCCATCGGACTTGGACATACTATTCATGCAATTCGTCGTAACATCGATGTTACATATATTGTAATGGATAACCAAATTTACGGATTGACAAAAGGTCAAACATCACCGCGAAGTGAAGTTGGCTTTAAGACTAAGTCAACTCCACAAGGGTCCATCGAGTCTTCACTTTCTGTAATGGAGATGGCTTTGACAGCTGGTGCTACATTTGTTGCCCAAAGCTTCTCTACTGATCTGAAAGATCTTACTTCCTTGATTGAGCAAGGAATCAACCATAAAGGATTCTCTTTAATCAACGTGTTTAGTCCATGTGTGACATATAACAAAGTAAACACATACGACTGGTTTAAAGAGAACCTGACTAAATTGGCTGATATTGAAGGATATGACGCTCACAATAAAGTGTCTGCCATGCAGACATTAATGGAGCATAACGGACTTGTAACAGGTCTGATCTATCAGAACAAAGATCAGCAATCCTATCAAGAGCTAGTGCATAATTACAGTGAAGAACCACTTGCAAAAGCAGATCTTCAATTGGATGAAGCACAATTTAACGAACTAGTGAAAGAATTCATGTAA